In Chryseobacterium oranimense, a single window of DNA contains:
- a CDS encoding SDR family oxidoreductase: MKTIFITGASTGLGKAAAQLFQSRGWNVIATMRNPDAAPELAALDNVTVLPLDVTNLEQIKSTVNKAIELGNVDVVFNNAGYGLIGPLEALKDEQILKQLDTNLLGVIRVTQAFIPYFRERKSGMFISTTSIGGLVAFPLGSTYHATKWALEGWSESMAYELNKFGIDIKTVSPGGIKTDFVSRSLDAATSPAYEEITNSLFSSMEGMMAAASEPEQIAEVVYEAATDGKKQLRYVAGEDAKAIYAQRLELGDEAFREQFGKQFI, translated from the coding sequence ATGAAAACAATTTTTATAACAGGCGCTTCAACAGGATTAGGAAAAGCGGCTGCCCAATTATTTCAAAGCAGAGGATGGAATGTAATTGCTACGATGAGAAATCCTGACGCAGCACCTGAGCTTGCCGCTTTGGACAATGTAACTGTGCTTCCCCTCGATGTTACCAACCTGGAACAGATAAAGTCAACCGTTAATAAAGCGATTGAACTTGGAAATGTGGATGTGGTTTTCAACAATGCCGGATACGGGCTTATTGGTCCTTTGGAAGCTTTAAAAGATGAGCAGATCCTGAAACAGCTGGATACCAATCTTTTGGGAGTGATCCGTGTAACACAGGCATTTATCCCTTATTTCAGAGAAAGAAAAAGTGGTATGTTTATTTCTACCACTTCAATTGGTGGATTGGTCGCCTTTCCTTTAGGATCAACCTATCATGCTACAAAATGGGCCTTGGAAGGCTGGAGCGAAAGTATGGCTTACGAGCTTAATAAATTTGGGATTGATATCAAAACTGTATCTCCGGGAGGAATCAAGACTGATTTTGTAAGCCGCTCTCTGGATGCAGCAACAAGCCCTGCCTATGAAGAAATCACCAACTCTCTTTTTTCCAGTATGGAAGGAATGATGGCAGCAGCTTCCGAGCCGGAACAGATTGCTGAGGTTGTGTATGAAGCAGCTACAGATGGTAAGAAACAGTTGAGGTATGTAGCAGGAGAAGATGCAAAAGCAATATATGCACAGCGCCTGGAACTGGGAGATGAGGCTTTCAGGGAACAGTTTGGAAAGCAGTTTATCTAA
- a CDS encoding 3-oxoacyl-ACP synthase III family protein: protein MTSKIIGVGNYIPPETITNLFFDQHHFINKNGESLKEANDIIARKLKEITGIEERRYASEHQVTSDLGLIAAQKAIENSKIDPETLDYIIFAHNFGDVRFGTVQSDSVPSLASRVKHLLKIKNNFCVAYDVLFGCPGWIEGVIQANAFIRSGIAKRCLVIGAETLSRVVDIHDRDSMIYADGAGAAILEISEDNKGIQSHLSASYTLNEKDFLFFGKSYNNESCPDTKYIKMDGRKIYEFALVNVADAMKKCMDASGYTINQLDKIIIHQANEKMDEAIVKRFYQLYDLPMPENIMPMVINKLGNSSVATIPTLLTMILDGELPTHEIKEGDVVLFASVGAGMNINAFVYKF, encoded by the coding sequence ATGACAAGCAAGATTATAGGAGTCGGCAATTATATTCCGCCGGAGACAATTACAAATTTATTTTTTGACCAGCATCATTTTATTAATAAAAACGGAGAGTCATTAAAGGAAGCAAATGATATTATTGCCAGAAAGCTTAAAGAAATTACCGGCATAGAAGAACGGAGATACGCATCTGAACACCAGGTGACCTCTGATCTGGGACTGATTGCAGCCCAGAAAGCGATAGAAAATTCAAAAATAGATCCCGAAACCCTGGACTACATCATATTTGCCCATAATTTTGGGGATGTACGCTTTGGTACAGTGCAGTCAGACAGTGTTCCAAGCCTGGCTTCCCGAGTAAAGCATCTTCTGAAAATTAAAAATAATTTTTGTGTAGCCTATGATGTGCTGTTCGGATGCCCGGGTTGGATTGAAGGGGTGATACAGGCTAATGCGTTCATCAGGTCAGGTATTGCCAAACGATGCCTGGTTATAGGTGCGGAAACACTTTCCAGAGTGGTGGATATTCATGACCGGGACAGTATGATTTATGCAGATGGTGCGGGAGCGGCTATCCTGGAAATCAGTGAAGACAATAAGGGGATTCAGTCCCACTTATCGGCTTCCTATACTTTAAACGAAAAAGATTTTCTTTTCTTTGGAAAATCATACAACAACGAAAGCTGTCCTGATACGAAATATATCAAAATGGACGGCCGGAAGATCTACGAATTTGCCCTGGTTAACGTAGCGGATGCTATGAAAAAGTGCATGGATGCAAGTGGATACACCATCAATCAGCTTGATAAGATTATTATCCATCAGGCTAATGAAAAAATGGATGAAGCCATTGTGAAGCGTTTTTACCAGCTTTATGATTTGCCAATGCCGGAAAATATTATGCCGATGGTCATTAATAAATTAGGCAACAGCAGTGTGGCTACCATTCCAACTTTGCTCACAATGATCCTGGACGGAGAACTTCCTACCCATGAAATAAAAGAAGGAGACGTTGTGCTGTTTGCATCAGTAGGTGCAGGGATGAATATTAACGCATTTGTCTATAAATTTTAA